Proteins encoded within one genomic window of Microcebus murinus isolate Inina chromosome 8, M.murinus_Inina_mat1.0, whole genome shotgun sequence:
- the ZDBF2 gene encoding DBF4-type zinc finger-containing protein 2 isoform X1, protein MQGRQGYCSSCRVPYPNLEQHLFSAQHRSMIRVSRNQLNTTSLMDRFLQDVLRHHPNYYQENRSVQRVNPASASEVIPLDNSVSEEQDGDGAETEEDTRAKSFEPTEALHSIPSISQQCTEEVPVRPSVIQKLEKGQQQPLEIFYKIGTGMKTCNSIDIGQATNNGNNLTRPPVIFNAPPSRLPESSYDSPVKTNMTGLPPAAHLDSVNKCDPNKVDLEPDRVSRKPTVSFNLETSSVSYQKPKESNSESLGINSDKLVLQKDVKSQGKILSAGSKFREPVDTEGPLRVDSPHELEVNSAVNVNNTDMPSNKEICEDAIPKYHEGFFPNVVYTQEEKHLVANKSAFLKQKCLGSSELKFDCSSLQSASPQPQEATRDLSLWNETDQEDNNCESRDSETSSDCGSSFHSLTDQSKVTAKEINHSEEVDADLQYNNNNKFNGSEISSDCDDSLQLVTNQSSVIVKEISLQNTTHISLVDQSYESSSSEVNFDCDASLQSTNGHPQQPVKEVNRSKEEHIGLIDKNCGSSSSEVSADSVFPPQSVVDQPPVAVREIKLRRKVHTGLVDEYCESSCSETGFDCDDSFQSGVDHPQTIVKERHLKPKHKKRKPSSAKARLDCDVSLETVTDEPQRAIEEVSLREESSYLGDMNYEYHGPEMDFHTDAQFMADHPQAAVEEVNPQKEDTDLDSKSIQSSISNLRSDSPASSYQSANDQLQEALDEVNIKELNIDTEVNSCACSSSNLTLESDPAPLSAAERARLGIGRNKERIYLRDESRGSTSSNLTFESVVDQPYMAVYEEEPVAVESKNNESYVSEIPFDFDVPLYSENDQLEVPINEVIIQSEEYEDSERENDEPCGSEISSVSYTPPHSVTNSPEVAVNEVIIQNEEYEDSERENDEPCGSEISSDSYSPPHSMINSLEVAINEVIIQSEEYEDSERENDEPCGSEISSVSYTSPHSVTNSPEVAVNEVIIQNEEYEHLERENDEPSDSEVSSDSYTPLHSVTNSPEVAVKEFNPQQEDQVYLENKENEPTDSELSFNYDIIFHSMTGHSEDPIEEINLQKEEHIDSENKGVFETHVDSDVPLQSATHRPGVVKERRHKKGRHSEFQGKSAEFSGSETNSDPGVSHCSLAEPQAATKNITRKKQHVPENEDDKCSGSEIIQDSDVASQSEKPQEAVLKEDHNDPEDESTEQRSFEVNLDVNVPLHSVTDQPQLAPLQESHVDQEDKNSESSGSRITFDSSQLQDAIKKINLWKNEVAVLKLKIEEYRAAKLKNNSDDAGRPAADGPAADGPAANRPAANRPEVAVNNSDGSAQPAANRPEVAVNNSDGSAQSAANRPEVAVNNSDGSVQPVVDQLEVAVKQINLGNEEHIYFDIKNFQESCSQMHLDSDFLVQPIVDGPQVTLLEQEHIELGGKHSQSCGSEISFDSDDPLQSVADQLRETVREISLWKDEEVDMEDKRHEARSFGIVYGSDVLQSMAGQTEGVKKLNLWREHVGLESEIVKPGNSKANFDSDKPLQSVTNEIQRATKESLLRDERRVYLDNKSYEPHDSEIIYVSNIPFQSVIKRPQILEEMHPNLEDKNIDPCAPEVSFDSSNPFQSGTTQVQKAVREINLWKEDHIYLEDNSYRLGGFEVNCDSVIPVHFVPDQSPVSGKEINLQKKYHNDLENKNCEFFASEIQCGSGIHFQSEVCQPQVACKEINFQQEKHLGMEEKTGEPSDSEMCDSVGPFEIVVNQYPPSVKETDLPKVVLVDVVPGDGDCDVISHPDIPFELVTDPPQMAVSEIDCIHAECIHEEEESCDSFGPEVRCVCQDLPPSVASESEETFKIINRKRDYIILGNSNNQSCGSEVTINVDASDQLMTYQSEEPDQKMVNYVDPGNKRRKSNRPKATSRPVTRRRQKARKKVSLRKDGKDLRNTGPKGKSCKSSVSAKDFDASSESVVHQMPAKETRLQSKRRQLESMSCEPGRSEINLQCDRSLQSDTDQPQEAVNKTDLFKKVSSNLEEKNHDPQSSSVPMVDSVKSLEKAKEVVEDNADEPVLEALPHVPPSFVGKTWSQIMREDDIKINTLVKEFREGRFHCYFDDDSKTKKVSSTKKKKRVTWADLQDTASTQAPSDCNDTASSVSKIVDSSVASDKPCHPPPPAERPPEHERPPEHERPPEQERPPEHERPPEQERPPEQERPPEQERHVPSPCQPVKVSHGTQTNFVNFPIRKRKQSRQEEGSPKSKRLHSQVNRKAKKKVKCGTVNFPESSTTVLRPMQSKALFYVLSSLNIKLQEGECLHFSKKSWDNDIQFICKYKRNTYDSWFKDTVANPPLNIVVPEFDNQNWVKINVNKNNGNSSAGDNDANGQSSSSAPSTTMPARSRLSSQNRSDDSSLKDSEAPNASEVPKGDNFQLLILKRDIANTSPKSIRKESSGSKSKKLQRRKVTTANKPDFPKKVLKPIILQQKTEIASEKQSNWMQTKPSDIIRKYISKYSVFLRRRYQSRSTSIGMDLKKKKSVVSTLKNVKRPAKIFLNSSVPPAGAEEPSSTISSLSLKHPVQGFCHVAKKKNGNTARKRKYGNKKYNSKKESSSEHVKPYSLRSLSRPSSHAKRMNTRLSNKLRGSERK, encoded by the coding sequence ATCAGTGCAACGTGTGAATCCTGCGTCAGCTTCTGAAGTGATTCCTCTGGATAATTCTGTTTCTGAAGAACAGGATGGGGATGGTGCAGAAACCGAAGAAGATACACGTGCTAAGAGTTTTGAGCCTACTGAAGCATTACATTCCATACCTAGTATATCTCAGCAGTGTACAGAGGAGGTGCCAGTTCGACCATCAGTTATTCAGAAACTGGAGAAAGGACAGCAGCAGCCCTTGgagattttttataaaattgggaCTGGTATGAAAACATGTAATTCAATAGATATTGGTCAAGCTACAAATAATGGAAACAACTTAACACGTCCCCCAGTGATTTTTAATGCTCCTCCTAGTCGTTTACCTGAAAGTTCTTACGATAGCCCAGTCAAAACTAATATGACTGGGTTACCACCAGCAGCCCATTTGGATTCAGTTAACAAATGTGACCCAAACAAAGTTGACCTTGAGCCAGACAGGGTCTCTAGAAAGCCTACAGTATCATTCAATCTAGAAACTTCTTCAGTTTCATATCAGAAACCTAAAGAATCCAACAGTGAATCTTTAGGTATAAATTCAGATAAATTGGTTTTACAGAAAGATGTAAAATCTCAAGGCAAAATTTTGTCAGCTGGTTCTAAATTCCGTGAACCTGTGGATACTGAGGGGCCCTTAAGAGTTGATTCTCCTCATGAGTTAGAAGTAAACTCAGCAGTAAACGTGAATAACACTGACATGCCTTCTAATAAAGAAATATGTGAGGATGCCATTCCAAAATACCATGAGGGATTTTTTCCTAATGTGGTTTATACTCAAGAAGAAAAGCATTTGGTTGCTAACAAGTCAGCCTTTTTGAAACAGAAGTGCTTAGGGAGTTCTGAATTGAAATTTGATTGTAGCTCTCTTCAGTCAGCATCTCCTCAACCCCAAGAGGCTACTCGAGACTTGAGCCTTTGGAATGAGACTGACCAAGAAGATAACAACTGTGAATCTAGAGATTCTGAAACGAGTTCTGATTGCGgttcttcttttcattctctgaCTGACCAATCTAAAGTGACTGCCAAAGAAATAAACCATTCCGAGGAAGTGGATGCTGATTtacagtataataataataataaatttaatggtTCTGAAATAAGTTCTGATTGTGACGACTCTCTTCAGTTGGTTACCAACCAATCCTCAGTGATTGTTAAGGAAATAAGTCTTCAGAATACAACGCATATTAGCCTGGTTGACCAAAGTTATGAATCTAGTAGTTCTGAAGTGAATTTTGATTGTGATGCCTCACTTCAGTCGACTAACGGCCACCCTCAACAGCCTGTAAAAGAAGTAAACCGTTCTAAGGAGGAGCACATTGGTTTGATTGATAAGAACTGTGGATCTAGTAGCTCTGAAGTAAGTGCTGATTCTGTTTTTCCACCTCAATCAGTGGTTGACCAACCCCCAGTGGCtgtgagagaaataaaacttCGGAGGAAGGTTCACACTGGCTTGGTTGATGAGTACTGTGAATCAAGTTGTTCTGAAACAGGTTTTGATTGTGATGATTCTTTTCAGTCAGGAGTTGATCATCCCCAAACAATTGTCAAAGAAAGGCATCTGAAACCAAAACATAAGAAACGTAAACCCAGTAGTGCTAAGGCACGTCTTGATTGTGATGTCTCTCTTGAGACAGTGACTGATGAACCCCAAAGGGCTATTGAAGAAGTAAGTCTCAGAGAGGAGAGTTCTTACCTTGGGGATATGAATTATGAGTATCATGGTCCTGAAATGGATTTTCACACTGATGCTCAATTCATGGCTGACCATCCTCAAGCAGCAGTTGAAGAAGTGAACCCTCAGAAAGAAGATACTGACCTAGACAGTAAGAGCATTCAGTCTAGCATTTCTAATCTACGCTCTGATTCTCCTGCTTCTTCTTATCAGTCAGCTAATGATCAGCTTCAAGAGGCTTTGGATGAAGTAAACATTAAAGAGCTAAATATCGACACAGAAGTTAATAGCTGTGCATGTTCCAGTTCCAACTTGACTTTAGAATCCGATCCTGCTCCTCTGTCAGCTGCTGAGCGGGCTCGGCTGGGtattggaagaaataaagaacgCATTTACCTGAGAGATGAGAGCCGTGGGTCAACTAGTTCTAACCTAACTTTTGAATCAGTAGTTGACCAACCTTATATGGCTGTTTATGAGGAAGAACCTGTTGCTgtggaaagtaaaaataatgaatcttaTGTTTCTGAAATACCTTTTGATTTTGATGTTCCTCTTTATTCAGAAAATGATCAACTTGAAGTACCTATTAACGAAGTGATCATTCAGAGTGAAGAGTATGAAGACTCAGAAAGGGAGAATGATGAACCCTGTGGTTCTGAAATAAGTTCGGTTTCTTACACCCCTCCTCATTCAGTGACTAATTCTCCTGAAGTAGCTGTTAACGAAGTAATCATTCAGAATGAAGAATATGAAGACTCGGAAAGGGAGAATGATGAACCCTGTGGTTCTGAAATAAGTTCGGATTCTTACAGCCCTCCTCATTCAATGATTAATTCTCTTGAAGTAGCTATTAACGAAGTGATCATTCAGAGTGAAGAGTATGAAGACTCAGAAAGGGAGAATGATGAACCCTGTGGTTCTGAAATAAGTTCAGTTTCTTACACCTCTCCTCATTCAGTGACTAATTCTCCTGAAGTAGCTGTTAACGAAGTAATCATTCAGAATGAAGAGTATGAACACTTAGAACGGGAGAACGATGAACCCAGTGATTCTGAAGTAAGTTCGGATTCTTACACCCCTCTTCATTCAGTGACTAATTCTCCTGAAGTTGCTGTTAAAGAATTCAACCCTCAACAAGAAGACCAGGTATActtagaaaataaggaaaatgaaccTACTGATTCTGAATTAAGTTTTAATTATGATATCATTTTTCATTCAATGACTGGACATTCTGAAGATCCCATTGAAGAAATAAACCTTCAGAAAGAAGAGCACATAGACTCAGAAAACAAGGGCGTTTTTGAAACACATGTGGACTCTGATGTCCCTCTTCAGTCAGCGACTCACAGACCTGGAGTTGTTAAGGAAAGAAGGCATAAAAAAGGAAGGCATTCTGAATTCCAAGGTAAAAGTGCTGAATTTAGTGGTTCTGAAACAAATTCAGATCCTGGTGTTTCTCATTGTTCATTAGCTGAACCTCAAGCAGCTACTAAAAACATCACCAGAAAGAAGCAGCATGTTCCAGAAAATGAGGATGACAAATGTAGTGGTTCTGAAATAATTCAGGATTCTGATGTTGCTTCTCAGTCTGAGAAGCCTCAAGAAGCTGTTTTGAAGGAGGACCATAATGACCCAGAAGATGAAAGTACTGAACAGAGAAGTTTTGAAGTAAATTTGGATGTTAATGTTCCTCTTCATTCAGTCACTGACCAACCTCAACTAGCCCCTTTGCAGGAAAGTCATGTTGATCAGGAAGACAAAAACAGTGAATCAAGCGGTTCTCGAATAACTTTTGATTCTTCACAACTTCAGGATgcgattaaaaaaataaacctatggAAGAATGAGGTTGCTGTCCTGAAACTTAAGATTGAGGAATATAGGgctgctaaattaaaaaataattctgatgaTGCTGGTCGGCCTGCGGCTGATGGACCTGCGGCTGATGGACCTGCGGCTAATCGACCTGCGGCTAATCGACCTGAAGTAGCTGTAAATAATTCTGACGGTTCTGCTCAGCCTGCGGCTAATCGACCTGAAGTTGCTGTAAATAATTCTGATGGTTCTGCTCAGTCTGCAGCTAATCGACCTGAAGTAGCTGTAAATAATTCTGATGGTTCTGTTCAGCCTGTGGTTGATCAACTTGAAGTAGCTGTTAAACAAATAAACCTTGGAAATGAAGAGCATATATATTTCGATATTAAGAACTTCCAGGAGAGTTGTTCTCAAATGCATTTGGATTCTGATTTCTTGGTTCAGCCAATAGTTGATGGACCTCAAGTAACTCTTTTGGAGCAGGAGCACATTGAGCTAGGAGGTAAGCACAGTCAGTCCTGTGGTTCTGAAATAAGTTTTGATTCTGATGACCCTCTTCAGTCAGTGGCTGACCAGCTTAGAGAGACTGTTAGAGAAATAAGCCTTTGGAAGGATGAAGAAGTGGACATGGAAGATAAGAGGCATGAAGCTAGGAGTTTTGGAATTGTTTATGGTTCTGATGTCCTTCAGTCAATGGCTGGTCAAACTGAAGGAGTAAAGAAGCTTAACCTTTGGAGAGAGCATGTTGGCTTGGAAAGTGAGATTGTTAAGCCTGGTAATTCTAAAGCAAATTTCGATTCTGATAAACCTCTTCAGTCTGTGACTAATGAAATTCAAAGGGCTACTAAAGAAAGTCTTCTGAGGGATGAACGACGTGTTTATCTGGACAATAAGAGCTATGAACCACatgattctgaaataatttatgtttcaaatattccTTTTCAGTCAGTGATTAAGCGACCACAGATTTTAGAAGAGATGCATCCTAATTTGGAAGATAAGAACATTGATCCTTGTGCTCCTGAAGTAAGCTTTGATTCCAGTAATCCTTTTCAGTCAGGAACTACCCAAGTTCAAAAAGCTGTCAGAGAAATAAATCTTTGGAAGGAAGACCATATTTACTTGGAAGATAACAGCTATAGACTAGGTGGCTTTGAAGTGAATTGTGATTCTGTTATTCCTGTTCATTTTGTGCCTGATCAATCTCCTGTGTCTGGCAAAGAAATAAACTTACAAAAGAAGTATCATAATGACCTAGAAAATAAGAACTGCGAATTCTTTGCTTCTGAAATACAATGTGGTTCTGGTATTCATTTTCAGTCAGAAGTTTGCCAACCTCAAGTGGCTTgcaaagaaataaactttcagCAGGAAAAGCATCTTGGCATGGAAGAAAAGACCGGTGAACCTAGTGATTCTGAAATGTGTGATTCTGTTGGACCTTTTGAAATAGTAGTTAACCAGTATCCACCGTCCGTCAAAGAAACAGATCTTCCGAAAGTAGTACTTGTGGACGTTGTGCCTGGTGATGGTGATTGTGACGTAATTTCTCATCCTGACATCCCTTTTGAGTTAGTGACTGACCCACCTCAAATGGCTGTCAGCGAAATTGACTGTATACATGCAGAATGTATCCATGAAGAAGAGGAGAGCTGTGACTCTTTTGGTCCTGAAGTAAGATGTGTTTGTCAAGACCTTCCTCCATCAGTGGCAAGCGAATCTgaagagacttttaaaataataaaccgGAAGAGAGACTATATTATTCTGGGGAATTCAAATAATCAGTCTTGTGGTTCTGAAGTAACTATTAATGTTGATGCCTCTGATCAGTTGATGACTTACCAGTCAGAAGAGCCTGAtcaaaaaatggtgaactatgTTGACCCAGGAAATAAGCGCCGTAAATCTAATCGTCCTAAAGCCACTTCTCGGCCAGTAACTCGCCGCCGGCAGAAAGCTCGCAAGAAAGTAAGCCTTCGGAAAGATGGGAAAGATCTAAGAAATACTGGCCCGAAAGGTAAGAGCTGTAAATCTAGTGTTTCTGCCAAGGACTTTGATGCCTCTTCTGAGTCAGTAGTACATCAAATGCCTGCTAAAGAAACCCGTTTGCAGTCAAAACGTAGGCAGCTAGAAAGCATGAGCTGTGAACCTGGTAGGTCTGAGATCAACCTTCAGTGTGATCGCTCTCTTCAGTCTGATACTGATCAGCCTCAAGAAGCTGTTAATAAAACAGACCTATTTAAGAAGGTTTCTTCTAACCTGGAAGAAAAGAACCATGATCCCCAATCAAGCTCTGTTCCCATGGTTGATTCTGTAAAGAGCCTGGAAAAAGCAAAGGAAGTCGTAGAAGATAATGCTGATGAACCAGTTCTTGAAGCCTTGCCTCATGTCCCTCCTTCATTTGTGGGGAAAACATGGTCTCAAATAATGAGAGaagatgacataaaaattaaCACTCTTGTGAAGGAATTTAGGGAAGGTCGTTTCCACTGTTACTTTGATGATGACTCTAAGACCAAAAAGGTTTCTtcgactaagaaaaaaaagagggttACCTGGGCTGACCTTCAGGACACTGCATCAACTCAAGCTCCATCAGATTGTAATGATACTGCAAGTAGTGTTTCAAAAATTGTTGACTCTTCAGTGGCCTCAGATAAACCAtgccatcctcctcctccagcagaGAGGCCTCCTGAACACGAGAGGCCACCTGAACACGAGAGGCCACCTGAACAAGAGAGACCACCTGAACACGAGAGGCCACCTGAACAAGAGAGGCCTCCTGAACAAGAGAGGCCTCCTGAACAAGAGAGGCATGTGCCTTCTCCATGCCAGCCTGTGAAAGTTAGCCATGGAACCCAAACCAATTTTGTGAATTTcccaataaggaaaagaaaacaaagtagacAAGAGGAGGGCTCACCAAAAAGTAAGCGCTTACATTCACAGgttaacagaaaagcaaaaaagaaagtcaaatgtGGGACAGTTAACTTTCCTGAATCAAGTACTACAGTTTTGAGGCCTATGCAATCCAAAGCCTTATTCTatgttctttcttctctaaatATTAAACTGCAGGAAGGTGAATGCCTTCACTTCTCCAAAAAGAGTTGGGATAATGATATAcagtttatatgcaaatataaacgGAACACTTATGACTCATGGTTTAAGGACACTGTGGCTAATCCTCCACTGAACATAGTAGTACCAGAGTTTGACAATCAAAACTGGGTTAAAATTAATGTAAACAAGAACAACGGAAACTCCAGTGCAGGAGATAATGATGCTAATGGGCAGAGCTCCTCTTCAGCACCCTCAACGACAATGCCTGCAAGATCCCGATTAAGTTCACAAAACAGGAGTGATGACTCTTCTCTGAAAGACTCAGAGGCTCCAAATGCTAGTGAGGTTCCAAAGGGAGATAATTTCCAGCTGCTTATTTTAAAGCGTGATATTGCCAATACGTCTCCAAAATCGATTAGAAAAGAGTCATCAggaagtaaaagtaaaaaacttCAGAGAAGGAAGGTGACAACTGCTAATAAGCCAGATTTTCCCAAAAAGGTTTTAAAACCAATTATTCTCCAGCAAAAAACCGAAATAGCTTCAGAAAAACAGTCAAATTGGATGCAGACCAAACCAAGTGATATAATTAGAAAGTATATTTCGAAGTACTCTGTTTTTTTACGTCGTAGATATCAATCCAGGAGCACTTCTATTGGAATGgatcttaagaagaaaaaatctgTTGTGAGTACGCTAAAGAACGTGAAGAGACcagctaaaatttttttgaactCCTCAGTTCCACCAGCTGGTGCTGAAGAGCCGTCAAGCACTATATCAAGTCTTTCTCTGAAGCACCCTGTACAGGGTTTTTGCCATGTTGCGAAAAAGAAGAATGGTAACACTGCAAGAAAAAGGAAGTATGGTAATAAGAAGTACAATAGCAAAAAGGAAAGTTCTTCTGAACATGTTAAACCATATTCTTTGAGAAGTCTATCACGTCCTTCATCACATGCTAAGAGAATGAATACTCGGCTATCAAATAAATTGAGAGGCAgtgagagaaaatag